CGATTGAAAAGCCGAAAAGTCCGCGAAGCGGGAATCAATGCCCAGCACCTCTTTGGTGTTAAGCGATTGTCCGGGGTCAAGCCATATCTCGGCCTGTAATCCTAAATCGTACATCCGCTCAAAATCTACCGGAAAACTTACGGCAGTAGAATCCTGACTAAACGCCCAATCGGCTCCGGCATCTTGCAGTAGGGCATTGCGGTAGCTTTCGGCCCCCGGTACGTACCAGGTTCCCTGAAACGGAGTGCCTACGATGACTGAAGGCTTTTCGGCTACCGATTGGGTAAGCTGGGCTAGGGTAGTGTACGCCTCCTCGGTTCGACTAAACTTGGTTAATGCAAATTCTTCTTTATTCAGTAGTGATGCAAAAAGCTTGAGCCACTCGGCTTTTCCCAGCGGAGTGCTTTCGGTCCACTCGGCAACGGGAAGTACCAGAATATCCAGGTCAATAAATTTTTGGTAAGCCGATAAATCGCTACCAGGCATATGGGAAACAAATATCAAATCGGGTTCGAGCGAAACTACTTGTTCGGTGTTTAATGTATTACCGCTACCTACTTCTTGAATAAGACCCGAAGCCGCCCGGTTGGTAAACAGAGAGTCGTAGACGTAAGCAGCTTTATCTAGTCCGACAACTACATCGGTATGACCCAGCATTTTTAAGAAGGCTAAATGGGTAGTTGATTGGGTGATGACTCGCTGAACCGGAATGCGGACAATCTGATCTACTTCAGCTTCCAAGTCAGGATATGTGGTTTCATCGGCGGGCAGCAGCAGATAGCGTAAGGTATCATTAGCGGTAGCAAGTGAGAGAACTTTTTGATTCTCGTAATAATCAATGGCAAAACCTTGGGCGTACTCTACGTTTAGTGTCGAGTCAGACTTAAGTAAATTTGCCGACTGCTCTGGAGGGTTACTGCACGACCATGAGAACATTAGCGATACTCCCCAATGAAATACCGTATTACGAGCGAGCCTAGTTGGGATATCGAATGATAGAAACTGAAGTTTCATAAGTAGTTCTTTTTACCCCAACCCTCGAGGGTAGCTCAGATATTGATTAAGGCAGGTCTTCTGACTTCTCCTACAATGATAGCCTTCCCATCTGTTATTGCAGACAGTGGCGATGAAGTGATCATTGTATGTAGTTTGGAGTTACAGCAGCGAGGACTGCACCGGACTGCGCGTCTCGGTTTCCCTTTTCAACTTGCCCACAATAAGTAGGTAAGCCACCTTAATGGAAGTAAAACTAGCTAAATTCTCATGAATTCCTAAATCACTGTGGTAGGTAAACTATTAGCGAGGCGAGTAAATGGAGTAGCCGTAGAGAATAATCAATAACCCTAAGACAATGATGACTAAGGCCGCTATAATGACGTGGCGTTTATTCATGATAACGGTTAATCAAGTTGGGTCTGATTTGCATCCAAACCATCTAAAAATCCTTGATACATCGGTTTTTTACTAAAGTTCTCGTTAAACAGCAATGGCCATTGCGGATGTCCGGTATGCTTAGTCAGCCAGCTCTCGTTATCGCGTAATCCCCAAAATGTAATGGCAAACTTATTTTCTGCTGGTAGTTGCTGGTACCGCTGTACGATAGCTGCCAGCAGTTCTTGCTGTTGTTGAGCCGCTTCTTCGGTAAGCGTGCTTAGTTCACCGTCAGGATTAGTACGAATATCTACTTCCGATAGATGTACTTTCAAGTTTCGCTTCACAATTTCATCCAGCGCGTACTGAAATTTATCCAATGAGAAGTCTAATCTGATGTGCATCTGCAACCCAATACCATCAATGGGAATGTTGCGGGACTGAAAATCGTCTACCATCGCCAGAATGGTAGCTAGTTTTTCGGAGCTAGCTATCACATC
This region of Tunicatimonas pelagia genomic DNA includes:
- a CDS encoding ABC transporter substrate-binding protein, with the protein product MKLQFLSFDIPTRLARNTVFHWGVSLMFSWSCSNPPEQSANLLKSDSTLNVEYAQGFAIDYYENQKVLSLATANDTLRYLLLPADETTYPDLEAEVDQIVRIPVQRVITQSTTHLAFLKMLGHTDVVVGLDKAAYVYDSLFTNRAASGLIQEVGSGNTLNTEQVVSLEPDLIFVSHMPGSDLSAYQKFIDLDILVLPVAEWTESTPLGKAEWLKLFASLLNKEEFALTKFSRTEEAYTTLAQLTQSVAEKPSVIVGTPFQGTWYVPGAESYRNALLQDAGADWAFSQDSTAVSFPVDFERMYDLGLQAEIWLDPGQSLNTKEVLGIDSRFADFSAFQSGRVYNSNRRLSASGGSNDYYESGVVYPQRILADLIKILHPELLPHHQLYYYQQLLE